A window of the Algoriphagus halophilus genome harbors these coding sequences:
- a CDS encoding DUF481 domain-containing protein, with amino-acid sequence MGVINFLYKLILLGTLLLVGFPHLSKAQKDTLRLSNEDVLVGEIKYMDRGILFIKTIYSNADIQVKWKEVNTIHSESLFLITLENGERLEGNLKSISNDSLLIHVIKPTKRTLSHIELDEFENFQINKDQLVLLNEINTSFSSRFNGDISVGFNLAKANKLRQFSIKSNLGYSGDIWGGALDLNVIRSIQSSTAAIERYQGSGSILLFLPKDFFLIGVVSLLSNTQQLLELRVNSILGAGMYLIHTNHSYWNLQVGVNNNNERFQGDLPSENSFEAIIGTDINFYDVGVFNFSGSIAGYRSFLDEGRYRSDARFDVTYKFVDDFFLKLGLAFNYDSKPTEGATDFDYVVQSTLGWKF; translated from the coding sequence ATGGGAGTTATAAATTTCCTTTACAAATTGATATTACTTGGAACCCTACTTTTGGTAGGGTTTCCTCATTTAAGCAAAGCTCAAAAAGATACGTTGAGGCTATCCAATGAGGATGTTTTGGTAGGAGAAATCAAATATATGGATAGGGGAATTCTTTTTATCAAAACGATTTATTCCAATGCTGATATTCAGGTCAAATGGAAAGAAGTAAATACCATTCATTCCGAAAGCCTATTTTTGATTACGCTTGAAAATGGGGAGCGGCTTGAGGGAAACTTAAAATCAATATCCAATGACTCTTTGTTGATTCATGTGATTAAACCCACAAAAAGGACATTGAGCCATATTGAATTGGATGAGTTTGAAAATTTTCAAATCAATAAAGACCAACTGGTATTATTGAATGAAATTAATACCTCTTTTTCAAGTCGGTTTAATGGAGATATTAGTGTTGGATTCAACTTGGCAAAAGCAAACAAACTGAGACAGTTCTCAATCAAGTCAAATTTGGGTTATTCAGGAGATATCTGGGGAGGAGCACTGGACTTAAACGTGATTAGATCCATTCAATCTTCTACTGCTGCTATTGAGCGTTATCAAGGTAGCGGATCAATTTTATTATTTCTCCCCAAGGATTTTTTTTTAATAGGGGTGGTCAGCTTACTCAGCAACACACAACAATTGTTGGAATTAAGGGTGAATTCCATCCTAGGAGCAGGTATGTATTTAATTCATACCAATCATTCCTATTGGAACCTACAAGTAGGGGTTAATAATAACAATGAACGATTTCAAGGTGACTTGCCATCTGAAAATTCATTCGAGGCAATAATTGGGACCGATATTAATTTTTATGATGTGGGTGTTTTTAATTTTTCAGGTTCAATAGCAGGGTATAGAAGTTTCTTGGATGAGGGAAGATATAGATCAGATGCGAGGTTTGATGTTACCTATAAATTTGTAGATGATTTTTTCCTAAAACTTGGATTGGCATTCAATTATGATAGTAAACCTACAGAGGGAGCCACTGATTTTGATTATGTCGTTCAAAGTACATTGGGGTGGAAATTTTAG
- a CDS encoding DUF481 domain-containing protein — protein sequence MKNLIALIFAFGITFSIHAQTDSLILKNKDVIIGEIKSMDRGVLTIETDYSDSDFKISWDGIAQLYSNTKYLITLSNGKRYNGKVNSVGDGVISIDTYDPDNLLPLRKKRRNTGTEDIGGGTIQVDIDQIVYLNALDEGFWSRLSANIDLGWSLTKANNLRQFNIRSGLGYLADRWKANATYNSLRSAQDEIDPVKRTDADFSYNYFLPKDWYLLYNITFLSNTEQLIKLRTGNKIGIGKYLVHNNQTYFGFQAGVNYNNERYFDDTPSRRTGEGFIGAELNMYDIGDLTLYSQVVAYPSFSESGRFRTDFKMDVKYEFFSDFYVKLGTTMNYDNRPIEGATTLDYIFQTTVGWEL from the coding sequence ATGAAAAATCTTATAGCCTTAATTTTTGCTTTTGGAATTACTTTTTCCATTCATGCACAGACGGATTCTTTAATTTTAAAGAATAAAGACGTCATTATCGGTGAAATAAAAAGTATGGATCGGGGAGTCCTAACTATTGAAACCGATTACAGTGATTCTGACTTTAAAATTTCTTGGGACGGAATCGCACAATTGTATTCTAACACAAAATATTTAATTACCCTTTCTAATGGAAAGAGGTATAACGGTAAAGTGAATAGCGTAGGAGATGGGGTGATATCCATCGATACCTATGACCCTGATAATCTTCTTCCCTTAAGGAAAAAAAGAAGAAACACGGGTACTGAAGATATTGGAGGGGGAACAATTCAGGTTGATATAGATCAAATCGTTTACTTAAATGCGCTAGATGAAGGGTTTTGGAGTAGACTATCTGCCAACATTGACTTGGGGTGGAGCTTAACTAAAGCCAATAACCTAAGACAATTTAATATAAGAAGTGGATTGGGATATTTAGCAGACCGTTGGAAAGCAAACGCAACCTATAACTCTCTAAGATCCGCGCAAGATGAGATAGATCCAGTGAAAAGGACAGATGCAGATTTCTCCTATAACTATTTTTTGCCTAAAGATTGGTATTTACTCTACAACATTACTTTTCTTTCCAACACGGAGCAGTTGATTAAACTCCGAACCGGTAATAAAATTGGTATTGGTAAATACTTGGTTCATAATAATCAGACCTACTTTGGCTTTCAAGCAGGGGTCAACTATAACAATGAAAGATACTTTGACGACACCCCATCAAGGAGAACAGGGGAAGGTTTCATAGGAGCCGAACTCAATATGTATGATATAGGAGATTTAACGCTTTATTCCCAAGTAGTGGCCTATCCAAGTTTTTCCGAATCAGGAAGATTCAGAACAGATTTTAAAATGGATGTGAAGTATGAATTCTTTTCTGATTTTTATGTGAAGCTTGGTACAACCATGAACTACGATAACAGACCGATTGAAGGAGCCACTACGCTCGATTATATTTTCCAAACCACCGTTGGATGGGAGTTATAA
- a CDS encoding alpha/beta fold hydrolase: MLYNKRYIHPNSSEWVVFIHGAGGSSVVWYKQLKEFKAHFNLLMIDLRGHGKSSDLSEAIWKEEYTFQEITMDIIEVLDYHAIPPAHFAGVSLGTIIARNLAELEPSRVKSMVLAGAVTRLNIQSRVLVFLGNTFKKVIPYMWLYSLFAFIIMPRKQHEESRNLFINEAKKLCQKEFIRWFKLTKDINPLLKYFKEKAINIPTLYVMGDQDLMFLEPVKNIVEKQSNSILKIVEKCGHVVNVEQPKLFNQYALTFIQGQT, from the coding sequence ATGTTATATAATAAAAGGTATATTCATCCGAACAGTTCTGAGTGGGTTGTGTTTATCCATGGTGCTGGAGGTTCTTCAGTGGTGTGGTATAAACAGTTGAAAGAATTTAAAGCCCATTTTAATCTACTGATGATTGATCTTCGAGGACATGGTAAGTCCAGCGATCTTTCTGAGGCAATTTGGAAAGAGGAATATACCTTTCAGGAAATAACCATGGATATCATTGAAGTATTGGATTATCATGCTATTCCACCTGCTCATTTTGCTGGAGTTTCATTAGGGACAATTATCGCTAGAAATCTTGCAGAGTTGGAACCATCACGTGTAAAATCAATGGTATTGGCAGGGGCAGTGACTAGGTTGAATATACAATCTAGGGTATTGGTATTTCTTGGCAATACATTTAAAAAAGTCATTCCCTATATGTGGCTTTATAGTTTGTTTGCATTCATTATCATGCCGAGGAAGCAGCATGAAGAATCAAGAAACTTATTTATTAATGAGGCAAAGAAGCTTTGCCAAAAAGAGTTTATCAGGTGGTTTAAATTAACAAAAGATATCAATCCTCTTTTAAAATATTTTAAAGAGAAAGCTATAAATATTCCTACCCTTTATGTGATGGGTGATCAGGATTTGATGTTTTTAGAACCGGTAAAAAATATTGTTGAAAAGCAGAGTAATTCTATTTTGAAAATTGTGGAAAAATGTGGGCATGTAGTCAATGTAGAACAACCAAAGCTATTTAATCAGTACGCATTAACATTTATTCAAGGACAAACCTAA
- a CDS encoding efflux RND transporter periplasmic adaptor subunit yields MKNQTKIILIVGIILIIIAAFLYPRLDSRKTNDTSVASSGAGPGAPANLPVKVVKLQRETLRNQLSVTGTILPNESVDLRPEISGLVTKISFNEGQYVSKGTPLLYLNDDELQAQFQRLQYTQKLFESQENRQKQLLAREAISQEEYDIVLNQYNTTLSDLKLVEAQLAKTVVRAPFNGILGLRQVSEGSVIGTGDIIANFVNIDPVKIEFSIPERYANQVEVGSEIYFTNESSPEEVVGKVYAYEPQIDAATRTLKLRAESPNKDRKFLPGMFVRIRFVLGETENALMVPSESVIPELQGYKVFVVGADNKAEERTVEIGTRTDTHVQIISGLEVGDLVFTTGVLQARQGSPVEYTQIN; encoded by the coding sequence ATGAAAAACCAGACAAAGATCATCCTGATAGTAGGGATTATCCTCATTATTATCGCAGCTTTTTTATATCCAAGGCTGGACAGTCGTAAAACCAATGATACAAGCGTTGCTTCTTCGGGTGCAGGACCAGGTGCCCCTGCTAATTTGCCCGTAAAAGTGGTGAAGCTTCAACGGGAGACACTTAGGAACCAGCTTTCCGTTACTGGAACTATTTTGCCAAACGAATCAGTTGACCTTAGACCTGAAATTTCGGGGTTGGTTACCAAGATTTCATTCAATGAAGGACAGTATGTATCAAAGGGTACTCCGCTATTGTATTTAAATGACGATGAGCTTCAAGCTCAATTTCAGAGATTACAGTACACGCAAAAATTATTTGAAAGTCAAGAAAATAGGCAAAAGCAATTGCTTGCAAGAGAAGCAATTAGCCAGGAAGAATATGATATTGTTCTAAATCAGTATAATACGACCTTATCTGATTTAAAATTGGTGGAGGCTCAATTGGCAAAGACCGTTGTGAGGGCTCCATTTAATGGGATACTAGGTTTGAGACAAGTTTCTGAGGGGAGCGTGATCGGAACAGGTGATATCATTGCCAATTTCGTAAATATTGATCCTGTAAAAATCGAGTTTTCCATCCCTGAAAGATATGCCAATCAAGTTGAGGTAGGGTCTGAGATTTACTTTACCAATGAGTCTTCCCCTGAAGAGGTAGTAGGAAAAGTATATGCATATGAACCACAAATTGACGCTGCTACCCGTACGTTAAAATTAAGAGCAGAAAGCCCAAATAAAGACAGGAAGTTTTTACCGGGAATGTTTGTGAGAATTCGTTTTGTTTTGGGTGAAACTGAAAATGCCTTGATGGTTCCTTCAGAATCCGTAATTCCAGAACTTCAAGGATATAAAGTTTTTGTTGTTGGTGCTGATAATAAGGCTGAAGAGCGTACTGTAGAAATCGGCACTCGTACAGACACCCATGTTCAAATCATCAGTGGTTTGGAAGTAGGCGATCTGGTGTTCACCACAGGTGTATTACAAGCAAGACAGGGATCCCCTGTAGAGTATACTCAAATCAACTAA